The Apodemus sylvaticus chromosome 17, mApoSyl1.1, whole genome shotgun sequence genome contains a region encoding:
- the LOC127668073 gene encoding apolipoprotein L3-like: MAHASDSQGEDHNVEDFIDFFTEVLSKTDLRRLITEDGTWKGFVEAAELSSEEEAALCSALKENLEQDPTDENDGPPREQQKEEFLREFPRLKRKLEDHIRKLRDLADHIDQVHKDCTISHTVSSSVGAASGILGILGLALAPLTGGASLALSATSLGLGAAASVTGITTGIVEDSMTQSDISEAGNLVEATIKVLEEILKIVPKIRVKLSNSVRELIDAFKRYQAIKKLASHGKGFLRGLHLLTKGARIRAGVFTSIFLAWDVYDLVNESMDLYNGAKTESAKALRDLAHKLREKVQVFEEIYKDLQEELPQ; the protein is encoded by the exons ATGGCTCATGCTTCGGACTCACAAG GGGAAGATCACAATGTTGAAGACTTCATTGATTTTTTCACCGAAGTACTCAGCAAAACAGATCTGAGGAGACTGATTACTGAAGATGGAACCTGGAAGGGATTTGTGGAAGCAGCAGAGTTGTCAAG CGAGGAGGAAGCTGCACTGTGTTCTGCTCTGAAGGAGAATTTAGAACAGGATCCCACAGATGAAAATGATGGACCTCCAAGGGAGCAGCAGAAAGAGGAATTTTTGCGAGAGTTTCCTCGGTTGAAAAGGAAACTTGAGGACCATATCCGGAAGCTCCGAGACCTGGCTGACCATATCGACCAGGTGCACAAGGACTGCACCATCTCTCATACAGTGTCCAGCTCTGTTGGTGCTGCCTCTGGAATCCTGGGCATCCTTGGTTTGGCTCTGGCACCCCTTACAGGAGGGGCCAGTTTGGCCCTCTCAGCAACCTCCTTGGGTCTGGGAGCAGCCGCATCTGTGACTGGTATTACTACAGGCATTGTGGAAGATTCAATGACACAGTCAGATATATCTGAAGCAGGTAACCTGGTCGAAGCCACCATAAAAGTACTTGAGGAGATTCTAAAGATCGTGCCTAAGATAAGAGTCAAGCttagtaatagtgttagggaATTAATTGATGCCTTCAAAAGATACCAGGCTATTAAGAAGCTTGCATCCCATGGAAAAGGATTTCTGCGGGGTCTTCATCTACTGACCAAAGGAGCCAGGATTAGAGCAGGAGTGTTTACAAGTATCTTCCTTGCTTGGGATGTGTATGACCTTGTGAATGAATCAATGGATCTGTATAATGGGGCCAAAACAGAGTCAGCTAAAGCACTGCGCGACCTGGCTCACAAGCTGAGAGAGAAGGTGCAAGTATTTGAGGAGATCTACAAGGATCTGCAGGAAGAATTGCCTCAGTGA